One window of the Cryptomeria japonica chromosome 7, Sugi_1.0, whole genome shotgun sequence genome contains the following:
- the LOC131059683 gene encoding aspartyl protease 25-like: MQFSRRKVLHSWSEYIFIEEGRDFNAPSRSPSEVVELQELGTEGADLLINHLNIASGSSWRDILMQGLERDKYLVNRIFAHVPNSTNLTSSPLETNAFSAPVLSGSEMQGPEYTVTVSIGTPALEQLMGIDTLSSQSWIQCKPCKGCTSNAKFLLYVANQSSSFRSVPCKNSKCPPLGSDPKDFQSTCDNWGMCTFTDTNSLAQGSEGDYMTDTLQVGKNTFEEVYIGCTYGFTPSRKLATSGRLGLGRGPLPLVSQKADGQFSYCLPNYLSVRTTGSLNLGKDSIPSSVKVYTPMPKEPKFASSAYILGLEGISVGGQRLSVNMQVPSALPTITYIHTVVMATQLVKPLYNALRASFEEKMKTYAPAVKPASPFGDFQPCYQLSNITSVKIPIVTLHFKGNANFDVPAVGTLLQVSGDVVCFPFSPSPNDAVNIIGNVQQQGITVAFDNLNNRLGFGSSSC; this comes from the coding sequence ATGCAGTTCTCCAGAAGAAAAGTATTACATAGTTGGAGTGAATACATTTTTATTGAAGAGGGGAGGGATTTTAATGCCCCGAGTAGGAGCCCAAGCGAGGTAGTGGAACTCCAAGAGCTAGGAACTGAAGGTGCAGATCTGCTCATTAATCATCTGAACATAGCCTCCGGTTCAAGTTGGAGGGATATCTTGATGCAAGGGCTGGAAAGGGATAAGTATCTTGTTAATCGCATATTTGCCCATGTTCCTAACAGTACCAATCTGACATCCTCTCCTTTAGAGACAAATGCCTTCAGTGCTCCTGTGCTGTCCGGGAGTGAAATGCAAGGTCCAGAGTATACTGTAACAGTTTCGATTGGAACACCAGCTCTGGAACAACTGATGGGAATTGATACGCTCAGTTCCCAATCATGGATTCAGTGCAAGCCCTGCAAGGGTTGTACTTCTAATGCGAAGTTCCTCTTATATGTTGCCAATCAATCCTCCTCTTTTAGGTCAGTGCCTTGTAAGAACTCAAAATGTCCACCCCTGGGATCAGATCCCAAGGACTTTCAGTCTACTTGTGACAATTGGGGTATGTGCACCTTCACAGACACTAATAGTCTCGCCCAAGGATCCGAGGGAGATTATATGACAGATACCCTGCAGGTGGGGAAAAATACATTCGAAGAAGTATATATAGGATGCACCTATGGCTTCACACCGTCTCGAAAGTTAGCAACATCCGGGCGTTTGGGGTTGGGCAGGGGTCCCCTTCCCCTAGTTTCCCAGAAGGCAGATGGGCAATTCTCCTACTGTCTTCCCAATTACCTCTCTGTTCGTACAACAGGGTCTCTGAATTTAGGGAAGGACTCAATTCCATCCTCTGTGAAAGTCTACACGCCCATGCCAAAAGAACCCAAGTTTGCTTCAAGTGCATACATCTTGGGACTGGAAGGTATCAGCGTGGGAGGGCAACGCTTAAGCGTGAACATGCAGGTTCCTAGTGCTCTGCCCACAATAACTTATATTCACACAGTGGTAATGGCTACCCAGCTGGTGAAACCTCTGTACAATGCTTTGAGAGCTTCCTTCGAGGAAAAGATGAAGACATACGCGCCAGCTGTTAAGCCCGCCTCGCCATTTGGAGATTTTCAACCATGCTACCAGTTATCCAACATAACATCTGTGAAAATCCCAATTGTTACTCTTCATTTCAAAGGCAATGCCAACTTCGATGTCCCTGCTGTGGGAACTCTGCTTCAGGTTTCAGGTGATGTGGTGTGCTTCCCCTTTTCACCCTCTCCAAATGACGCTGTGAACATCATTGGCAATGTCCAGCAACAGGGTATTACAGTGGCTTTTGACAATTTAAACAACAGACTTGGCTTTGGGTCTAGTTCTTGTTAG